The Solanum lycopersicum chromosome 2, SLM_r2.1 DNA window CTATGATCTTGAAATCTTCACGTTTTTGTTCTAAGATGTAGAATGAATTAATGTCCATGTTAAGATGCATTTCTTTGTAGGTAACAAATGATATATTCACGAAAGAAGATGGAGAGTTCTTAATAAAACATGGTGCATTGCCGGAGGAAAGGATTCGAGCAGTGGAGACAGGAGGATGCCCACATGCTGCTATTAGGGAAGATATAAGCATTAACCTTGGACCTCTTGAGGAGCTTTCTAATTTGTACAAAGCAGATATACTACTCTGTGAATCTGGTGGAGGTAATTGGTCACAGAAACTGTTTGCAGACACAAACTAATAAGGAtattaaagtttatattttcaGTAAGATAATGACTGTCTTACATCACTGTATGATCAGATATTAACCCGTTTCAATTTTGGTTTAAGAAAAGTTCCTTATTGCAGACAACCTAGCTGCCAACTTCAGTAGGGAACTTGCTGACTACATAATCTACATAATAGATGTATCTGCGGGTGACAAAATTCCTCGAAAAGGAGGTCCCGGAATTACACAAGCAGATCTCCTTGTATGTTTCTTATTTTGCACATTTTGACTTCCAAAATATATCAAGTGTAAACTTATGTCTGCACatgatcaaattattatatgattgttCATTCTTAAATTTAGGTGATAAATAAGACCGACTTGGCACCAGCTGTGGGGGCAGATTTGTCCGTCATGGAGCGTGATGCACTTCAGATGCGGGATGGTGGCCCTTTTGTTTTTGCTCAGGTTCAGTAATTTTCTCTtctctattcatttttattttttataattttattagtatgaCTCTGAATCAAACACCACTGTTCAAGCTTTACCTATTTGAAAGATCAGCTTGTAACTCTCCAGTATTTGAAGAGTTAAACAATGATGTGCATATACGAAATGTCATTTGTGTGTTTGTGAATTCTTGAAATGTAaaaagtttttccaaaaataactcCCTTTGTTCTACCTTCTGTCTGTGTATAGCTTGTCCGGGAAACATTAACCGTTTTTCCATAAACAAATAGGCTTTCTATCTCCAAAAAGTCAAAATCAACTTGTAGTAGTATCATTTGCATTGTTTACATTTTATTCgacttcttttcatattaaatataaactTAAGCGCATCAATACATTTGAAACTGATCCTGAATTTACATGCTATTCAaatctatgttgctcggactcttccaAAATATCAACGGGTGCTTGTCGGATTCTCTAAAAGTAGTGTACTTTAGGAGAATCCAACATGGGTGCGGCATCGACTGTGAAGAGTCTGTGCAACTTAGATTCAAATAGCTTGGTCACTGTGATGATTTGAGAGAATAAATAGTAATGGAAGTGTAAAAAGTCGTATTGTCTCTGTGTTTGCAATATGAATCTTCACCCTGGCTATGTAGAATACCATGTTACATTTGCTTTCCTATATTGTGACTACACAATGACACGAAGGCAACAGTGAAAGAAATAGCTTCCATGTCCGACATACATACATCTTTTGttctctttcaatttctctCGATTCTTTGGAGCATTTCCCGCGTCTTCTATTTGAAGTTGTTTGATGAAGGTGGAGAAGCTTCTGAATCTTTGTTTATAAAGACGCGGTCAAATATGCATGCTTTTAGTGAccaaataatacaaatattctAGTTCAGATATATTTCTTTGATAACATACCTTGATACATGAACTTCTTGACTGAAAAGGAAAAGTTGAGAGGGGTGCATCAGAAGATTTGCCTGTTATTAAGAACTAGTACTAGAGAAAAGAATGAGATTTCATTTGTGAGACCGGAACTTTCTTGTGCAAATGTGCGATTTAAAAGCAAGCACGTTACAATATTGGAAGCTGGTTTGTTTGTTGAAACTATAAATTGCACCACAGGAAAATGTCACAGGGTGATTTTCATCTATTGATTCCTAACGCGATATGAGTGTGTTGATTCAACTGCAGGTGAAGCATGGGGTTGGCGTAGAGGACATAGTGAACCATATCTTACAATCCTGGGAAGTTGCAACAGGCAATAAGAAGCGCTAATTGAAAACTTCACTTGAACATTGTGGATCTTTTGGCTTATCCAGTGCTATTATATAACATTCAATTTCCCTGTTTCTGGACTAATATAATCTGTCTACTGAATAATGCTTGTTATGTACAAGCACCTAGTATTTATAAGTTCctatatttaatttggtttgtTTGATCAATCATTAATCATATTTACTTTCTTCTAGAAACAACCCTTTTACCTACGCAAGGTAGGAGTAAGGTCTAGGTCTATGTATATTCTATCTTCCCAAACTCCGCTTGTGGAGTGTATTTCGTCTTGTCACTTCAAGGAGGGTGTTTTGCCTTTGTCCAAACTCAATTGGTTGGTTGAGCTTTTAGTGTAAgatttagggcccgtttggatgggcttaataaaagcagctttaaaaaagtacttttaaaagtgctgaaacttattttaaaaataaacagttatgcgtttggataaaagtgctgaagttgt harbors:
- the LOC101244151 gene encoding urease accessory protein G-like isoform X1, coding for MASSDHHMNDHHHHHHHDHDHNHEDTKATSWVGADGKVYHSHDGLAPHSHEPIYSPGYFSRRAPPLNDRNFSERAFTIGIGGPVGTGKTALMLALCKILREKYSLAAVTNDIFTKEDGEFLIKHGALPEERIRAVETGGCPHAAIREDISINLGPLEELSNLYKADILLCESGGEKFLIADNLAANFSRELADYIIYIIDVSAGDKIPRKGGPGITQADLLVINKTDLAPAVGADLSVMERDALQMRDGGPFVFAQVKHGVGVEDIVNHILQSWEVATGNKKR
- the LOC101244151 gene encoding urease accessory protein G-like, which produces MASSDHHMNDHHHHHHHDHDHNHEDTKATSWVGADGKVYHSHDGLAPHSHEPIYSPGYFSRRAPPLNDRNFSERAFTIGIGGPVGTGKTALMLALCKILREKYSLAAVTNDIFTKEDGEFLIKHGALPEERIRAVETGGCPHAAIREDISINLGPLEELSNLYKADILLCESGGDNLAANFSRELADYIIYIIDVSAGDKIPRKGGPGITQADLLVINKTDLAPAVGADLSVMERDALQMRDGGPFVFAQVKHGVGVEDIVNHILQSWEVATGNKKR